Genomic segment of uncultured Desulfobacter sp.:
ATTGTGGCCGTGGGGGCGGATCAGGTCCCGGCACTGGTTGAAGAGATTATAAAAACAGACGCCGCCCATGCGGTTATGCTTATTTCCGGGGGACTGGGTGAGACCCAGGGCAGTCAGGAGAAGGCAGGACAGGTCGTGGCCGCCATAAGTGCTGCCCGAACACGTCCGGATACCGATGGTGGTCCGGTGTTCCTGGGTGCCAACTGCATGGGGGTGATCTCTTTGCCCGGCAGCTTTGATACCTGGTTTATCCCCGAAGAAAAACTGCCCAAGCAAAGATCCGGCAACCGAAAATTCTGCCGGGCTGCCCTGATCAGCCAGAGTGGTGCCTTTATGCTCCACCGAAGCAATCAGTGCCCCCAACTGGCACCGGCCTATATGATTTCCATGGGGAACCAGACCGATTTGACCCTGGGGGACATGATGACATATTTCAAGGAGAGTGACCAGGTGGATGTCATTGCCGTATATGCCGAGGGATTCAATGACCTCGACGGCCTGTCATTCTGCCGGGCTGTCAGGGATGCGGTGCTGGCCGGCAAGGAGGTGGTGTTTTACAAGGCAGGCCGGACCCCGGAAGGCAAAGCCGCCACGTCCAGCCATACCGCTTCCCTGGCCGGGGACTATATGGTCTGTGAAAGCTGTGTTTCCCAGGCCGGTGCCATTGTTGCCAGAACCTTCAGTGAATTCCAGGAGCTGATGCTGCTGGCCGAAACATTGAACGCCAAAACCATCCACGGCAACCGTCTGGCTGCGGTCAGCGGAGCAGGGTTTGAAGCCGTGGGCATGGCCGATTCCATCCAAAGCGATGATTTTTCCATGGAATTTGCCCGGTTCGGCAACGACACCGTGGCCGGGGTGCGGTCCGTGCTGGCGGCCAAAGGATTGGATGGTCTGGTTACCATCTCTAATCCCATTGATGTTAATCCTGCGGCCGATGACCAGGTTCACGGTGACATTGCCGCAATCCTTTGCCGTGATCCCGGGGTGGATGCCGTGATCATCAGTGTGGATCCCATGTCCCCGGCCATGCAGACCCTGGACACCGATCCAAATGACCGGTTTTCCATGCATGATAAAGGCGCTGTGCTCAACCGGCTGCTGCGCCTGAACGAGACCTGTGCAACCCCCATTGTAGCTGTGGTGGACGGCGGCAGGCTGTATGATCCCTTGCGCGACGCCCTGATTGCGGGCGGGGTTCCGGTTTTCAAAGTCTGTGATGGTGCCGTTGCGGCCCTTTCGCTTTATATCCAGGGGCGGTTGCGCGCCAATGCCATTCGTATGTCACAAAATAAAAGGTAAAACCCATGACGGAAAATAGAATTGTTTATATTAGCCAGGCGCCTGTTGAATTATACAAGGTGCTTAAATTTGAAAATCTTGCATCCAGCGGGGGGGAGGCCAAGCATCTGATCGTCGACGGTCTGGTTTGGGTGAACGGTCGGATTGAAACAAGAAAAAGGAAAAAGATCCTTCCCGGAGATGTTATAGAAATTGACGGCGTCTGTCTTGAAATTCAGATGGAACCCAACGACCCCGGTTGAATCCCAAGGGGGCTTGAAAATCAATGATGCTGTCCCCCGTCCGGCTGGACAATCCTGTGGCTTTCCTGCGCAATCCAGGGGTTTTTTTTTCACCCCAACAAGTATATAGTTTTATCTATTATTTACAGTATTATGAAAGCGTATTATGCATGACAACAACAGAACCTGAGATGCCCGATATCAAAATAAGAAAATGTCCTGTTTTACTTTTCCGGCTATTCATTTTTTTGGGGATTGCGGGGGCCTTGGTCATACCGAGCGGTGTCGGCCTGGCGGATCAGCCCCGAATGGTTCTGGCCGATGCGGTGGTGTGTGAAAGCATCTCCAATTTCAGGCCCGTGAATCCGGCCGTTGTGTTCAGCGTCTCCCAGGGAGAGGTGTTCTGCTTTTCCGAATTTGATCCGGTGTATGAAAAAACGGCAATTTTTCACAACTGGTATAAAAAAGACAAACTCATTTTTTCCATGCGTCTTGTCCTGTCCGTACCCAAATGGTCCTCCTTTTCAAGGGTCCAGATGCGTGATGCGGATAAAGGGCCCTGGCGGGTGGAGATCCGGGATGAAGACGATAAGCTTTTAAAAACCTTAAGATTCAGCATGTCTGATTGATACCCATGGACCAACTTTCTTTATTATTTTCCGGCTGGCGCTGGCAGGATGTGCTGGATATTGTTTTCAACGCATATATTTTGTTTCGTTTATATGTGTTGTTCCGGGGGACCAATGTCCTGAGAGTCCTCATGGCCGTGGTGGCCATGTGGATCATCGGCCGCATGGCCAACGCCACGGGTCTGGTCATTACCAACTGGGTCATGCAGGGCGTGATCACTGTGGCCACCTTTATGATTATCATTGTGTTTAGAAATGAAATATCAGGGGTGGTCCGAACACGCAGTCTCGGATTTTTCCTATGGGAAATTCCCAGGACCCAGATCAATACCCCGGTTCATATTATCAGTGATGCCGTGGTGCAGTTGGCCGGATCAAAAATCGGGGCATTGATTGTGATGCCCATTAAAACCGGGGTGGACACCATCGTTTCCTCGGGAACGGACATTAATGCCGCCCTGTCCAGGGAAATGCTGGTAAATATTTTCTGGCCCGGCGCGCCCCTGCATGATGGTGCGGCCATCATCCAGCGGGGTATAATTACCCGGGCCGGGACAATTTTGCCCTTGTCCCAGAATCGGCATCTGGCCTCAAAATACGGTACCCGGCACAGAGCCGCGTTGGGTCTTACCGAGCAAAGCGATGCCCTGGTGATAGTCGTTTCAGAAGAGCGGGGGAAAATTTCCCTGGTAAAAGACAATCAGATCCATGAAGTCAAAAATACGGACAAGCTTGAGACGCTCATAAAACAATATACCGGCGGCCCGGAACCGGTAAAACGAATGCGCCGCCAGACCCGGGAACTGCTTGTGGCCGCCATGGTCTGTCTTGTCTGCACCACAGGCCTGTGGCTGAGTTTTTCACGGGGCATGGAGACACTGGCCAACTACGATGTGCCCATTGAGTTCGTTAACCCTGACAAAAAAATGAATATTATTTATGCGTCCGCTTCCAGGTCCAGGCTGCTGATCAGCGGGGCACGGCCTTTGATCAATGCCTTGACCCGGGATCAGATGAGCATCAAGATCTCCCTTGAGGGCGCAGCGGTGGGGAAAAATATAGTGACCATTACCCGGCAGAATGTCCAGCTGCCGCCAGGGATACGCCTGAAAAATATTGAACCGGATCAGGTGGAATTAACCCTGGATTCCATGGTGGAAAAACAGCTACCGGTACAGGCGGATTTCTCAGGAAAATTGCCCGAGGGACTGACCATGACCCGTATCCAGGTTATTCCGGAAACGGTGAAGATCCTAGGCGGTGAACTGACCCTGGACAATGTCACCACCGTGTTTACCGAGAAAATTCCCCTTGAAAATTTAACAACGTCCGGCGTCGTGAATGCCGAACTGGTCATGAATCCTGCCACCCTGCGGCCGGCGGATAAATCCAGAAAAGTACAGATTCGATACACCATTTCCGAAAGGACATCCAATGTCGACACCAAAAACTGACAGCGCCATTATTTATATCCCCCACGGCGGCGGCCCTTTACCCCTTCTGGGCCATGCCGGACATGCGGCCATGAATGCATTTTTAAAAGAACTTGCCGCCACGCTGCCTAAACCGGAGGCTGTGGTGGTGATTTCCGCCCATTGGGAAAGTGATCCGCCTATGGCAACCAGCCACCCTGCTCCCGAGCTGATTTACGATTATTACGGGTTTCCCGAAGAGGCGTATCGGATTCAGTATCCGGCGGCAGGCCATCCGGAGCTGGCCGCTAAAGCGGTTGCTCTGCTCAATGACGTCGGTATTACGGCCAAGGCCGACCGTTGGCGGGGATTTGATCATGGGGTCTACATCCCCTTGACCCTGATGCTGCCCAACGCCGATGTGCCCTGTATCCAGATCTCCCTGGTCAAAGGTTTGGATGCCGAAAAACATCTGTTAATGGGCCAGGCCTTAACACCGTTGCTCAAGGAAAATATCTGGCTTCTGGGGTCTGGATTTTCTTTTCACAATATGAGGGGTTTTGATCTGCAGGCAGGCCCGGATTCTCCATCGGTGCCGGATCCGCAGAACAGGGCTTTTCAGGATTGGCTTAAAGCAACATGCGCCAATGAAACAATGTCTCCGGAACAGCAACGGCAAAAGCTGCTCAACTGGGAAGATGCCCCGGCGGCAAGGCATTGCCATCCCAGAGAAGAGCATCTGCTGCCCTTGATGGTGTGTGCCGGTGCTGCCGGATACCGCCCTGCCCATAAGGTCTTTGACGTTAAAATATTAGGCAGAAGTTCTGTCTGCTTTTTTTGGCCGGGAATCCAATAATGGCTTTTTAACCCAGCGATAGCGGATTATTGAATGGCGTTTAATTGCTGTTGAACACTGGACTGGGCAGCCTTCCTAAGGTCGTCACCGTCGGTTATTCTTAAGACCGGACCAAAGCTCACACGAGCCTTTAGGGGAGATGTCTTAAAAATTTCCAGAAAATGGGGGAGGAAAAAATCGTCCCCGATCCAGGCCGCTTTCGGGTTTTCGTAGCAGATTGCCACAGGAACCACAGGACTCTCTTGTGTTGCTGCCAGGTGAAAGATGCCTTTTTTAAAAGGGAGGATGCCGGGACCTGCGGATGTGGTGCCCTCAGGGAAAACCACCACACTGATGCCCTGGGCCAGTTTTTCACCGATGGCCTGCCGAGCCGCGGTCCTGCTTTGGGCACTGGACCGGTCCACAAATACCGTATTACCACGTTTGGCTGCCAGCCCGAACAGCGGCCAGGATGCCAGCTCCTTTTTAGCCAGAAAGGCCGCCTTCAGATGGGCCAGGATCACAACGATGTCCAGATAGGACCTGTGATTGGAGACCACCAGGACACCATTTTCAGGGATGTCGCCGGTTTGTTCAATATGAATGTCAAGACCTTTGACCAGCCTGCCGGCCCACTGCCGTGCCCGGGATGCCACGAGCTCTGAAGACCATCCCGAAGATGACATGGTTACAGCCAGTCGCAAAAGGCTTGACATGGTAATCCCAATAACCGAGAACAACCTGCAAAGTGATTTCAACCCGGCCATGTTTACAGTTCCAGAACGGGGTGTTCCACCTGCCTGTTCAGCTGTTTTGCCTTGCGCTGGCGCAATATGTATTTAATCAAGGATATCATTCGAAAATAGCCGATTTGAAGCACTTCGTCACCCTGCTCAAAATTCATCATATTGGCGTAAAATCGATTCAGGCCGCTTTTCCTGTGATGATAGATCAGGTCATTTTTTTCCTTGTGAAACACCGTGTCTTTCACACTGCCGCGGAATACAAACTTTTCCTCATCAAGGACAGCGTCCTTAAGTATATACATCTCCTGCCTGAATTGATCGTCTATGGCCCTTGCAATTTTTAAGTGAGTGTCTCCAGGATGCTCCGTGTAAAAGGGGGAGGGGAACACCTGCTCAAAGTGCATGGCTACATTGCCAAGGCTGGATAATACGCCTGCGCAGTTGGAAATCCAGATTTTGCCAAAAGGGTTTTGTTTGAAAAGGTATCCGGTCAGGGCTTTTTTGATCAGCAGATGGGTGAGCCGTCTTCCCCTTGCTTCGGGCCGGACGCAGGTCAGGCCCAGATGCAGGATGCGCCCCACATTCTCAATGTCTAAAAAGACCATGGAGCAAAATCCCTGGGGGGTGCCGTTCTCATCCTTGGCCAATGCGATCAGTTTGTTGGAAAGCGCCTCCCGGGTGCCGACAATGGCCTGGTATTCCGGCAGTTCATGAAAGCAGTCGCCGGCGATTTCCCGGATATTCTGGGCAAGACGTTCAATGGATTCATCTGGGAGAACCCGACCGGGTTCCTGGTATGCCTCGATTATGAAATTCATACATTGTCCTATTGAATAATTGAGTTTTATCAGTATTACATTAAAAGATTTAAGAAGCGGTTATGGATTGATTAGAAGGTTGTTTGGGCAGGAAGGGCTTAAATTTTTCGGTGGGAAGGAATGATCTAAATCGATTGACCTTCAGGATTCATCCAGAATGAAATCGGTGATATAGATGTTGGTCTTCATCTCCTGTTCGATGGTCGACCATAAAGGCCCACCGGTGTGGTGGTGGCCCGGAAGGATTACGGTTTTTTTGTCGAGGGGCAGTATTTTAACCCTGATGGAGTCGATCAGGCTGTGAAGGTCTCCCCCCGGCAGATCCGTTCGTCCGGCCTCACCCACAAAGATGGCATCCCCGGTAAAAAGATGGTCTTCCCAGAGCAGGCAGACCGAACCGGGTGTGTGTCCGGGGGTGTGAATGACGCTCAGTTCACAAGACCCAAAGGCAATGCGGTCACCATCTTTCATTCTGATGTCCGCCGGATAGGGTGGCGGCAGACCCATCGATTGTTTCGTTTTTATCCTAACGTTCGGATCTTTAAAAAAATCATCATCCGCTTCGTGCAGGCAATAGGGAATTGGGGCAATTTTTTTGAACGCCCCCATGGAAAAGAATTGATCCGCATGGCCATGGGTCAACAGGATTTTGTCCGGTATAATGTCGTTTTCTAAGATAAAATCCGCCATTTCTTCAACCGGTCCGCCCGGATCAATGATAATCGTCTTTCGAGATGCGTTGCACACCAGAAAATAAGTATTGAGGTTATAGGGGCCTGTGATCCGCCTGAGCATCTGTGTCTGGTGCACGTGTTTTATTTTCCTTTGTGTTGCGTTTGCCTGATATGTGTTTCGCAAATAAATGTTATTACATCGTAATAAATTGCGATAATATCGTAAATAAATATTATCATATCGTAAACAAATGTTGTCGCATGGTGGATGACTTCGTTTCAGAGTTTCCTATGGCTGTCCCCTGAATGGTCTTTGGGGGTTGTTTTCTTATAAGTGCCTATAAATTAATACTTTTTATATCATAATCATACGTGTTTCAAGGGTTTTACGCCATGTCACATTGATTTTTAGTGGTTATTCTTAGTTGTTATTTGTAATAGTAATCACTAATTTATTTATGTCTTGACTAATATATACTTAAACATACAAATAGTGGCAAAAGACAAAAGATGGGCTTTTCCTCCCTCCGGTTTAGACGCACGATGTTTCTGGTTTACCTCCCGAACAAAACGCACAATGATTCCGGCTCAAAGCCCTCCTTTTGATTAAAAATAGACAAGGAGATTGACATGATCGGTAAAAAACTGATGGTAAACGGTATCGAGAGAACCGTTTTTGTAAACGAGGATGACAAACTTTCCACGGTGCTGCGGGTCGGATGTTCCACCACCGGGGTTAAAGTGGGCTGCGATCAAGGACAGTGTGGCGCCTGCAACGTTATTCTGAATTCTAAGCTGGTCCGTTCCTGTGTTACCAAAATGAAACGGGTACCGGAATTTTCCGAGATCACCACCATTGAAGGCATCGGCACACCGGACAACCTTCACCCCATCCAGGCGGCATGGATTGCCCACGGTGGTGCCCAGTGCGGTTTTTGCACCCCGGGTTTCATCGTATCCTCCAAAGCCCTGCTCGACGCCAACCCAGACCCCACCCGCGAGGAAATCCGGGACTGGTTCCAGAAATACAGAAACGCCTGCCGCTGCACCGGCTACAAACAGCTGGTGGATGCTGTCATGGATGCTGCCAAGGTGCTTAACGGCAAAATGAGCATGGATGACCTGTTGTTCAAGATCCCCGAAGACGGACGGATCTGGGGCACCAAATATCCCCGCCCCTCCGGCGTTGCCAAGGTTACCGGCACCTGGGATTTCGGCGCGGACCTGGGCATCAAGATGCCCGAAGGCACCTTGAAACTGGCATTGGTTCAGGCCGAGGTCTCCCATGCCAATATCAAATCCATTGACACCTCCGAAGCCGAAAAGATGCCCGGCGTTTATAAGGTTGTCACCCACAAAGACGTTTTGGGTAAAAACCGGATTTCCGGCCTGATCACCTTTCCCACCAATAAAGGCGACGGCTGGGACCGGCCCATTCTCTGCGATGAAAAGGTCTTCCAGTATGGTGACGCCATTGCCATCGTCTGTGCCGACACCGAGAAAAACGCCAAGGCCGCTGCAGATAAGGTAAAAGTAGATCTGGAACTGTTGCCCGAATACATGAGCGCCCCGGCCGCCATGGCCGAAGATGCCATGGAGATCCATCCGGGCACCCCCAATGTTTACTACATCCAGAAAGTCAAAAAAGGCGAAGACACTGCGCCCATCTTTGAGTCCGCTGATGTCGTCGTTGAAGATGATTTCTACACGAGCCGCCAGCCCCACATGCCCATTGAACCGGACGTAGGTTTTGCCTTCCCCGGCGAAGACGGCACCCTGGTCATCCATTCTAAATCCATCGGTATCCATCTCCACCTGGCCATGATCGCTCCGGGCCTGGGCATTGAACCTGAAAAACTCACCCTGGTCCAGAACCCCACCGGCGGCACCTTCGGCTATAAATTCTCCCCCACAATGGAAGCTTTGGTGGGTGTGGCAGCCCTGGCCACAGGCAAACCGGTATATCTAAACTATGACTGGCAGCAACAGCAGACATATACGGGCAAGCGTTCCCCGTTCCTGACCAATCTGCGCTATGCAGCGGACAAGGACGGCACACTCAAGGCCATGGAATCTGACTGGAGTGTTGATCACGGTCCCTATTCCGAGTTCGGCGACCTGCTGACCCTGCGCGGTGCCCAGTATGCCGGTGCCGGTTACAACATTCCCAATATCCGGGGCGAAGGCCGGACCGTCTGCACCAACCACGCCTGGGGATCTGCCTTCCGCGGTTACGGCTCAACGGAAATAGAATTCCCCTCTGAAGTACTCATGGACATGCTGGCCGAAAAATTGGAGATGGACCCCTTTGATTTGCGCTACAAAAACGTATATCGCGAAGGTGCAACCACCCCCACAGGACAGGTTCCCGATTCTTGGAGTCTGCCGGAAATGTTCGACAAGCTCAAATCCAAATATGAGGCTGCCAAAGCCGAAGCTGCTAAAAAATCCACAGACGACGTAAAATGCGGCGTTGGTATCTCCGTGGGTGTATACGGTTGCGGCCTGGACGGCCCGGATACCTCCGAGGCCTATGCAGAACTCAACGCAGACGGCACCATCACGATCTTCAATGCCTGGGAAGATCACGGACAGGGGGCCGACGTGGGTACCCTGGGTACCGCCCACGAAGCCCTTCGGCCCATGGGCATCGCCCCGGATCAGATCCGGTTGGTGATGAACGATACTTCCAAGACCCCCAACTCCGGTCCTGCCGGGGGCTCCCGTTCCCAGGTCGTCACCGGCCAGGCCACCAAAGCTGCCTGCGAGCTGCTCATGGGTGCCATGAAAAAGAGCGACGGCACGTATCGTACCTTTGAGGAAATGACGGCTGAAAACATTCCCGTGAAATACACCGGTACCTGGACTGCACCTGCAAAAGATTGTGATGAATACGGTCAGGGCAACCCCTTTGCCGTATACATGTATGGTCTGTTCATGGCTGAGGTCAGCGTTGAAGTTGCCACAGGTAAAACCAAGGTGACCAAAATGACCGCCGTGGCCGATTTGGGCAAGATCAATAATAAGCTGGCCGTGGACGGTCAGATGTACGGTGGTCTGGCCC
This window contains:
- a CDS encoding DUF2914 domain-containing protein, encoding MVIPSGVGLADQPRMVLADAVVCESISNFRPVNPAVVFSVSQGEVFCFSEFDPVYEKTAIFHNWYKKDKLIFSMRLVLSVPKWSSFSRVQMRDADKGPWRVEIRDEDDKLLKTLRFSMSD
- a CDS encoding lysophospholipid acyltransferase family protein; the encoded protein is MSSLLRLAVTMSSSGWSSELVASRARQWAGRLVKGLDIHIEQTGDIPENGVLVVSNHRSYLDIVVILAHLKAAFLAKKELASWPLFGLAAKRGNTVFVDRSSAQSRTAARQAIGEKLAQGISVVVFPEGTTSAGPGILPFKKGIFHLAATQESPVVPVAICYENPKAAWIGDDFFLPHFLEIFKTSPLKARVSFGPVLRITDGDDLRKAAQSSVQQQLNAIQ
- a CDS encoding molybdopterin-dependent aldehyde oxidoreductase produces the protein MIGKKLMVNGIERTVFVNEDDKLSTVLRVGCSTTGVKVGCDQGQCGACNVILNSKLVRSCVTKMKRVPEFSEITTIEGIGTPDNLHPIQAAWIAHGGAQCGFCTPGFIVSSKALLDANPDPTREEIRDWFQKYRNACRCTGYKQLVDAVMDAAKVLNGKMSMDDLLFKIPEDGRIWGTKYPRPSGVAKVTGTWDFGADLGIKMPEGTLKLALVQAEVSHANIKSIDTSEAEKMPGVYKVVTHKDVLGKNRISGLITFPTNKGDGWDRPILCDEKVFQYGDAIAIVCADTEKNAKAAADKVKVDLELLPEYMSAPAAMAEDAMEIHPGTPNVYYIQKVKKGEDTAPIFESADVVVEDDFYTSRQPHMPIEPDVGFAFPGEDGTLVIHSKSIGIHLHLAMIAPGLGIEPEKLTLVQNPTGGTFGYKFSPTMEALVGVAALATGKPVYLNYDWQQQQTYTGKRSPFLTNLRYAADKDGTLKAMESDWSVDHGPYSEFGDLLTLRGAQYAGAGYNIPNIRGEGRTVCTNHAWGSAFRGYGSTEIEFPSEVLMDMLAEKLEMDPFDLRYKNVYREGATTPTGQVPDSWSLPEMFDKLKSKYEAAKAEAAKKSTDDVKCGVGISVGVYGCGLDGPDTSEAYAELNADGTITIFNAWEDHGQGADVGTLGTAHEALRPMGIAPDQIRLVMNDTSKTPNSGPAGGSRSQVVTGQATKAACELLMGAMKKSDGTYRTFEEMTAENIPVKYTGTWTAPAKDCDEYGQGNPFAVYMYGLFMAEVSVEVATGKTKVTKMTAVADLGKINNKLAVDGQMYGGLAQGIGLALTEDYEDIQKHSTMKGAGFPYIKDIPDEMELIYVEAPREHGPFGAAGVGELPLTAPHAAVINGIHSACGAWVKRLPATPDKVLAALKG
- a CDS encoding class III extradiol ring-cleavage dioxygenase, which gives rise to MSTPKTDSAIIYIPHGGGPLPLLGHAGHAAMNAFLKELAATLPKPEAVVVISAHWESDPPMATSHPAPELIYDYYGFPEEAYRIQYPAAGHPELAAKAVALLNDVGITAKADRWRGFDHGVYIPLTLMLPNADVPCIQISLVKGLDAEKHLLMGQALTPLLKENIWLLGSGFSFHNMRGFDLQAGPDSPSVPDPQNRAFQDWLKATCANETMSPEQQRQKLLNWEDAPAARHCHPREEHLLPLMVCAGAAGYRPAHKVFDVKILGRSSVCFFWPGIQ
- a CDS encoding RNA-binding S4 domain-containing protein, giving the protein MTENRIVYISQAPVELYKVLKFENLASSGGEAKHLIVDGLVWVNGRIETRKRKKILPGDVIEIDGVCLEIQMEPNDPG
- a CDS encoding diadenylate cyclase codes for the protein MDQLSLLFSGWRWQDVLDIVFNAYILFRLYVLFRGTNVLRVLMAVVAMWIIGRMANATGLVITNWVMQGVITVATFMIIIVFRNEISGVVRTRSLGFFLWEIPRTQINTPVHIISDAVVQLAGSKIGALIVMPIKTGVDTIVSSGTDINAALSREMLVNIFWPGAPLHDGAAIIQRGIITRAGTILPLSQNRHLASKYGTRHRAALGLTEQSDALVIVVSEERGKISLVKDNQIHEVKNTDKLETLIKQYTGGPEPVKRMRRQTRELLVAAMVCLVCTTGLWLSFSRGMETLANYDVPIEFVNPDKKMNIIYASASRSRLLISGARPLINALTRDQMSIKISLEGAAVGKNIVTITRQNVQLPPGIRLKNIEPDQVELTLDSMVEKQLPVQADFSGKLPEGLTMTRIQVIPETVKILGGELTLDNVTTVFTEKIPLENLTTSGVVNAELVMNPATLRPADKSRKVQIRYTISERTSNVDTKN
- a CDS encoding MBL fold metallo-hydrolase yields the protein MHQTQMLRRITGPYNLNTYFLVCNASRKTIIIDPGGPVEEMADFILENDIIPDKILLTHGHADQFFSMGAFKKIAPIPYCLHEADDDFFKDPNVRIKTKQSMGLPPPYPADIRMKDGDRIAFGSCELSVIHTPGHTPGSVCLLWEDHLFTGDAIFVGEAGRTDLPGGDLHSLIDSIRVKILPLDKKTVILPGHHHTGGPLWSTIEQEMKTNIYITDFILDES
- a CDS encoding acetate--CoA ligase family protein — its product is MQLDIDFDAINRIFSNAWDQSRDFLFESEVYDLLARSGSETPPRVRLISRGERIADDALVAMPGEKSVLKIVSPYIVHKTEVGGVRVVDKQPDRIRSAVRRMFYEVPETYAAGTHAQDGLPTHYRGLSGSELAAAVSRDIKGVLQVQYMPPDSASFGNELIVGLRRTREFGTILSAGLGGTNTELYARRFRKGQAIVAASPAMCSGAAFFQLYRNTISYRILAGLTRGQRRIVTDEQLVECFESFVCMGNAYSRENPDAAFIIDELEVNPFAFTDFLMVPLDGMCRFSKQEKNTPKRPTAKIDRLLHPVSMGIIGVSSTRKNFGRIILDNVLAQGFDPDRLVIFKPGIEQFQGIDCLPDLAALAASGRGKLDLFIVAVGADQVPALVEEIIKTDAAHAVMLISGGLGETQGSQEKAGQVVAAISAARTRPDTDGGPVFLGANCMGVISLPGSFDTWFIPEEKLPKQRSGNRKFCRAALISQSGAFMLHRSNQCPQLAPAYMISMGNQTDLTLGDMMTYFKESDQVDVIAVYAEGFNDLDGLSFCRAVRDAVLAGKEVVFYKAGRTPEGKAATSSHTASLAGDYMVCESCVSQAGAIVARTFSEFQELMLLAETLNAKTIHGNRLAAVSGAGFEAVGMADSIQSDDFSMEFARFGNDTVAGVRSVLAAKGLDGLVTISNPIDVNPAADDQVHGDIAAILCRDPGVDAVIISVDPMSPAMQTLDTDPNDRFSMHDKGAVLNRLLRLNETCATPIVAVVDGGRLYDPLRDALIAGGVPVFKVCDGAVAALSLYIQGRLRANAIRMSQNKR